One region of Bacillus pumilus genomic DNA includes:
- the fliS gene encoding flagellar export chaperone FliS: MAIQNPYATYQKNSIETATPAELTLMLYEGCLKFIRLAKYAIQKEDAETRNVNLKKAQNIIQELNVTLNRSYDVSNSMASMYDYIYRRLIEANLQNDEEMLNEVEQYVTDFRDAWKEVIQTDRKGRHHSIGGSL; encoded by the coding sequence ATGGCAATTCAGAACCCTTATGCCACCTATCAGAAAAATTCTATTGAGACTGCAACACCTGCCGAGTTGACGCTTATGCTTTATGAAGGCTGCTTAAAGTTCATTAGATTAGCGAAGTATGCCATTCAAAAAGAGGATGCAGAAACGAGAAATGTGAACCTGAAAAAGGCTCAAAACATCATTCAAGAATTAAATGTCACCTTAAATCGTTCTTATGACGTATCAAATAGTATGGCAAGTATGTATGATTACATTTATCGCAGACTGATTGAAGCCAATCTTCAAAATGACGAAGAGATGTTGAATGAAGTAGAGCAATACGTAACTGATTTTCGTGATGCGTGGAAGGAAGTTATTCAAACTGATCGAAAAGGGCGTCACCACTCTATCGGGGGATCTCTATGA
- the fliT gene encoding flagella biosynthesis regulatory protein FliT, with the protein MSIVDQLHDQTLKMAAEITANPQSDTLVEDFDAFLIERDELMRDIQHELTDQEKEKIKEIIQTDQQMAKQLTVIQNGIKADIQAIQKKKTKQLNYQNPYQPMTSDGVYYDKRK; encoded by the coding sequence ATGAGTATTGTGGACCAGCTGCATGACCAAACATTAAAAATGGCAGCCGAAATAACGGCAAATCCGCAAAGTGACACCTTGGTTGAAGACTTTGATGCCTTTTTAATTGAGAGAGACGAATTAATGAGAGATATTCAGCATGAGCTGACGGATCAAGAAAAAGAAAAAATCAAAGAAATCATCCAAACAGATCAACAGATGGCGAAGCAATTAACTGTGATCCAAAATGGGATCAAAGCAGATATTCAAGCCATTCAAAAAAAGAAAACGAAACAGCTGAATTATCAAAATCCATACCAGCCTATGACGAGTGACGGCGTATATTACGATAAACGGAAATAA